Sequence from the Phragmites australis chromosome 11, lpPhrAust1.1, whole genome shotgun sequence genome:
CGGTCGTCATGCTTTGAAAGCAATCTCGTCCCGTCTTGGAAACTGAATTCGTTTGAATGATTCCCTTGACTTCAGATAACTGCCAATCTAATTCCCCTTTCGGGGTACTTGAAATATTAAAGTGCCTGAAGAATTCTGCTGCCTTGCCTGGAAGAGGAGGCATTTGAGCGCACATACCGTTCAGTCGGGAAAACCAACGATATGAAATGTGAAGAAAATTTTTGAATCATGTTTGGTCaagaaattttttgaattcaacaTTCTAAGTCCTTAATATTTGACAAGAAATTATCTTGCGTAACCAACGATATGAAAATAGGACCTCTTACAGTCTTACATAAGTTAGCCACATGAGAAATTACAACATTTCCACAAAATTCTTGTGAAATTATTACTTTTTTAACGAAGATATTCATAATTTTCAAACAAACCCTTGGTGACCCCCCACTACTATTTGAAGATCATAACATTTTGTTGAGTACAAACATATAATGCTAGTACCTACGAAATCACGCCACTTAATGACTTGCAAAATATCCACATGACCAAAATTGTAATTGAAACTAGAATATGATGCTCAAATCAATAATACTACCCCTCAATTTCCCCTTTCTCTCCACGAATAACTTCAACGGATCGATAGAGGGAAAatatgaattttgagagcatatACAATGAAGTGCTTAGAGGGTGAGCTTATGAAAAAACCATTTTTTTCCTCAACCACACTAGAATATGTGCTTAAACGGAGGGCAAGATACTTACTTAAACACCGATACTTATATTACTGCTAACAAGatagttaattatatttaagCATATATAGATAtagtttttatttatattagaaattacaatttttatatagatacttaatatttttttcttaagacCCTAACAATAAGCACCTATCATAGTTCATACGTAGAGCGGATTAGAATTTTGTTACCCTTTTCTGAAACAGTACTATCCATTTGAAAACTCTCGTCTTACAAATTGCTGTGAAGCATCTAGCACATAGCCTCATCTCTTGCCTCATATGTACTGGCCTTGTTCCAACGGCCTGAAATATCTAAATCCCTGCGGGCCCGGGTTGTCAGCATGACAGCTGcacgcctccccggcgcgcagGCCGAGGCGGTAGCACAGGCACACCGGCTGCGAGGTGGGCGGGCCGACAGACAGGTCGAGGTTGAGGTCGGGGCACCGCGGCTCCCCCGTGCTCGCGCCGCTACTGCTGCTGCGGCCGCCGTCGTCCGATGActccgccaccgccggcggctTTGCGGCGAACCTGGCGACCGCGGTTGTCGCAGGGACGGTTACGGGCTGCGACAGCGCCGCAACGCTGTCGCTGAGCGGGCGGTGCGTCTGCGGGTCGATGCCGCGGGCGAGGAGCTTGCGCTTGACGTGCGTGTTCCAGTAgttcttgatctcgttgtcCGTCCTGCCTGGCAGCTGCCCGGCGATCAGAGACCACCTGCGAGAAGAGAACCAAGGAAGCAACCATGTCAGCAAAGAACGGGCCACCTAGGATGATAGGACAGGAGAGGCCGGCCTGCCGACCGGAGCATAAACGACGAGAGATGATTACTTGTTGCCGAGGAGGCTGTGTAGTCGGAGGATGAGCTTGTCCTCGTCGTCGGTGAAGTTGCCGCGCTTGAGGTCGGGCCGGAGGTAGTTCATCCACCGCAGCCTGCAACTCTTGCCGCAGCGGGACAGCCCGGCTGCCTTGGGCAGCGAGCGCCAGCACCCCTCCCCGTGCGCCCTGATGTAAGCGACCAGCCGCTGGTCCTCCTCCTTGGTCCACGCCCCCTTGTTCGTGTGCGCCTTCTCGCAGCACGGCGACCTCCCCATCGCTCGCTAGCTCCGGGCGGGCTCCCCCCTCCGGCCCCTTTCTAGCTATCGGCTATCGCGACCGACCAGAGTTCATGCGCGCGCGCCGGCTCGCCTGTCCAGAGGCGCGCGGCCCGTGGGGGCGGTATATATGGCGCGCGTGCTGGCGAGGGACAAGCGAGTTACCGTGCTCCGCTGGTCGTGCGCTTCTTGTTCTCTCTCTCCATTGGCCCTACGGCGTTTTCGGGTGAGTTTGACGGGCGCGGGCGGGTTTGGAGCTGGGTTGGGTAGGGTGGTggttgcggcgcggcgcggcggtactCGCTGGAGCCCGCGTGTCCTGCACTTCCGGTGCGTGCCTCCGCCCTGCTCCCACTTTTGTACCGCTCCTCGCTACACTTTGGGTGGTTTGGTAGCTCGGTGGTTGCGGACGGTTTACGTCCTCCCCCGCCGTTGCGCGTATTTAAAATTGGGGTCGACGTCGCTGCGGGGAGCCGGTGACGGTTAGATTGGATGGGCTCTGGTTCCGGCTGAAAGCTAAGCTAATCATAAGTAATTGTGTACTGTTGTATTACTTGAGtaagtttatatatatatatatatatatatagtcaggAGCTGGACGGCCAGCATGGGAGCCGGACGGCTAGAGCCAGACGGACGCATGCACCGGAGTTGGACGGGCAGCAGGAGCCAGACGGGCGTCGACCAATTTAATATCTAACACCAACCATGTACGGTTCCAAATTCGATCAACCAAAATATTTAGATaaatataataaattatttttttaataaatataactctatTTAATCTATTTATTTTCAGCATAGCATAGATATAGAGTTAGTCCTATGAGCCGTTGCTATATTGCCCATCTGAAGTCACGCATTTGCAGTCATCCGATTCGAGATGAACGGAGCGGGTCGACTGACACAGTGAAAAACAACAGTAAATTTGGTACAGTATTTTGCTGATCTTTAACCACAAAAATACTGTTTGGTACTGTAGGGCCTGCAAACCTGTATCTCTAGATCGGGTGGGGAGCAATAGTTTAGGGCGTGATTACGTGATGTGCGTCTGGTTAGGAGTTTAGGTCGAGCTTGGTAGCATAGGTGGGTTCGCAAATGGATAAAGAATGGAGCAAAGCTGCCCCGGTCA
This genomic interval carries:
- the LOC133884932 gene encoding myb-related protein 308-like, whose product is MGRSPCCEKAHTNKGAWTKEEDQRLVAYIRAHGEGCWRSLPKAAGLSRCGKSCRLRWMNYLRPDLKRGNFTDDEDKLILRLHSLLGNKWSLIAGQLPGRTDNEIKNYWNTHVKRKLLARGIDPQTHRPLSDSVAALSQPVTVPATTAVARFAAKPPAVAESSDDGGRSSSSGASTGEPRCPDLNLDLSVGPPTSQPVCLCYRLGLRAGEACSCHADNPGPQGFRYFRPLEQGQYI